From a single Corynebacterium kroppenstedtii DSM 44385 genomic region:
- a CDS encoding DHA2 family efflux MFS transporter permease subunit codes for MVQQSQRSSSVVLIVIGLSLAMFMFSVNQTMLSVALPTIVGSLHGGDHILWISTSYMLASTIFLPMYGKLGDRYGLKKLFLFALIVFIISCVYGTFVNSMPALVITRFIQGMGGGGLVVLSQALLAAAVPRRERGKYMGFIGSVFVISTVAGPVLGGLITEYWNWRWTFGVNVPFGIASLFLCIKFLREPEPEKQSSRIDVAGMVLIGAVSTFLVLCTAWAGHGGWGQPKVVLCMVGAAACVVACMWVEKHAGDPVLSPYILTNRNFFLATLIGMLLALGTFGVTTYLPAYIQIVEGIDAVTAGFVLLPMTALMFAFSLISGFMVSKTEKYRALLVTSGVFCVAGFLALSSLHTGSGVYVLIAVLCVLGVGFGLGTQLSVLVVQNSFSTKVMGTATASNSLFRDLAGTLGMSVVGAFFASRASARFAETGTGVSFASLTPESMKQLHEPVHSIIAQAYHDALIPVLGTFVPLMIAVVVAAIFVRDDRLRDTGTVTRVRLTTRAKLLIPACNYRLPPFPSRPP; via the coding sequence ATGGTTCAGCAGAGTCAGCGGTCGAGTAGCGTAGTGCTCATCGTCATCGGTTTGTCCCTAGCGATGTTTATGTTTTCGGTGAACCAGACGATGCTGAGCGTTGCGCTCCCAACGATCGTTGGAAGTCTGCACGGCGGCGACCATATCCTCTGGATATCCACCTCATACATGCTGGCATCGACGATTTTTCTCCCCATGTATGGAAAACTAGGTGACCGATATGGGCTAAAGAAACTATTTCTTTTTGCACTGATCGTTTTTATCATTTCATGCGTGTATGGGACGTTTGTTAACTCCATGCCGGCGCTAGTTATCACCCGCTTTATTCAAGGTATGGGTGGCGGAGGCTTAGTTGTTCTTTCCCAAGCTCTCTTAGCCGCCGCTGTTCCTCGTCGTGAGCGCGGAAAATACATGGGTTTCATCGGTAGCGTATTCGTGATTTCTACCGTCGCCGGTCCCGTCTTGGGTGGACTAATTACCGAATATTGGAATTGGCGCTGGACCTTCGGCGTCAACGTTCCCTTCGGAATCGCGTCACTCTTTTTGTGTATCAAGTTCTTACGGGAGCCGGAGCCAGAAAAACAGTCATCCCGTATCGACGTTGCCGGAATGGTCCTTATTGGTGCTGTGTCTACCTTCCTCGTTTTGTGTACAGCCTGGGCCGGGCATGGAGGCTGGGGGCAACCCAAAGTTGTGCTCTGCATGGTCGGTGCAGCGGCATGCGTCGTCGCATGCATGTGGGTAGAAAAGCACGCGGGCGATCCTGTTCTTTCCCCGTATATTCTCACCAACCGAAATTTTTTCCTCGCCACACTTATCGGCATGTTGCTTGCTCTGGGGACATTTGGCGTAACGACCTATTTGCCAGCCTATATACAGATTGTTGAAGGAATTGATGCCGTTACCGCTGGTTTTGTTCTTCTTCCGATGACAGCGTTGATGTTCGCCTTTTCTCTAATTTCGGGATTCATGGTCAGTAAGACCGAAAAGTATCGGGCTTTATTGGTTACGAGTGGCGTGTTCTGTGTAGCAGGATTTCTCGCGTTAAGCTCGCTCCATACCGGCTCTGGTGTCTATGTCCTCATCGCTGTCTTATGTGTCCTGGGCGTCGGTTTCGGTCTTGGAACCCAACTTTCTGTTTTAGTAGTTCAAAACTCTTTTTCGACGAAGGTGATGGGCACGGCAACAGCGTCGAATAGTTTATTCAGAGATTTAGCGGGCACCTTGGGAATGTCCGTTGTCGGCGCCTTTTTCGCCTCCCGCGCTAGTGCTCGTTTTGCCGAAACCGGTACTGGTGTGTCATTCGCATCGCTGACTCCGGAGTCAATGAAACAGTTGCACGAGCCTGTTCATAGCATCATTGCTCAGGCCTATCACGATGCTTTAATTCCTGTCTTGGGGACCTTTGTTCCGTTAATGATTGCGGTCGTTGTTGCCGCAATCTTCGTGCGTGATGACCGTTTGCGGGATACCGGCACAGTGACTCGAGTGAGATTAACGACCCGAGCGAAATTGTTGATACCGGCCTGTAACTACCGCTTACCACCGTTTCCGTCGCGACCCCCGTAG